The Mesorhizobium sp. M1D.F.Ca.ET.043.01.1.1 genome contains a region encoding:
- the hpaH gene encoding 2-oxo-hept-4-ene-1,7-dioate hydratase, which translates to MMTEEQVEDAARRLFEAERDRSQIRLLSLDFPQATMDDAYRVQATLVKRKAASGLTIKGWKIGLTSKAMQSALSIDIPDSGILFDDMFFEDGGTVPADRFIQPRIEAEIAFVMKAPLAGPDVSIDDVLDATDYITPALEILDTRIERMNKETGKIRTFFDTISDNAANAGIVVGGRAAGPREADLRWIGAIVSRNSEVEETGLGAGVLDHPAKGIVWLANRLHQYGMQIEAGQIVLSGSFIRPVECRHGDRIVSDFGPFGAIRIAFA; encoded by the coding sequence ATGATGACGGAAGAGCAAGTCGAGGACGCTGCCCGCAGGCTGTTCGAGGCCGAGCGCGACCGCAGCCAGATCAGGCTGCTCAGCCTCGACTTTCCGCAAGCGACGATGGACGACGCCTACCGGGTGCAGGCGACGCTGGTGAAGCGGAAGGCGGCATCGGGCCTCACCATCAAGGGCTGGAAGATCGGCCTGACCTCGAAGGCGATGCAGTCGGCGCTCAGCATCGACATTCCGGATTCCGGGATCCTGTTCGACGACATGTTCTTCGAGGACGGCGGCACGGTGCCGGCCGACCGCTTCATCCAGCCGCGCATCGAGGCCGAGATCGCCTTCGTCATGAAGGCGCCGCTCGCCGGGCCGGACGTGTCGATTGACGACGTGCTGGACGCCACCGATTACATTACGCCCGCCCTGGAGATCCTAGACACCCGCATCGAGCGGATGAACAAGGAGACCGGCAAGATCAGGACCTTTTTCGACACGATCTCGGATAATGCCGCCAATGCCGGCATTGTCGTCGGCGGCCGCGCGGCCGGACCGCGCGAGGCGGACCTGCGCTGGATCGGGGCGATCGTGTCGCGCAATAGCGAGGTGGAGGAGACAGGCTTAGGCGCCGGCGTGCTCGATCATCCGGCCAAGGGCATCGTCTGGCTCGCCAACCGGCTGCATCAATACGGCATGCAGATCGAGGCCGGACAGATCGTGCTTTCAGGCTCCTTCATCCGGCCGGTCGAATGCCGGCATGGCGACCGGATCGTCTCGGATTTCGGACCGTTTGGTGCGATCCGCATCGCCTTCGCCTGA
- a CDS encoding isopenicillin N synthase family oxygenase, with protein sequence MARIIPVLDLDRLEQGESELRTFLFDLRTAARDVGFFYLSGHGITQPDIDAVLDAARRFFALPEADKLGIEMVKSPQFRGYTRAGGELTRGKADWREQLDVGVERATISQGPGVPAWTRLQGPNQWPAALPELKPALLAWQGKATEVAIRLLKAFALSLDQPEDAFDPIYRGESNHRMKIVRYPGRDATGDDQGVGAHKDGGFLTLLLQDENKGLQVEYDGSWVDVDPIPRTLVVNIGELLELASNGYLRATVHRVVTPPAGIERISVPFFFSARLDATIPLLDLPEELAAEARGPASDPDNPLFRNVGTNVLKSRLRSHPDVARRHYADLLEKAAATG encoded by the coding sequence ATGGCCAGAATAATTCCGGTGCTCGATCTCGATCGCCTTGAGCAGGGCGAGTCGGAACTGCGGACTTTCCTGTTTGATCTGCGCACCGCCGCCCGCGATGTCGGCTTCTTCTATCTCAGCGGCCACGGCATAACACAGCCGGACATCGACGCCGTGCTCGATGCCGCGCGGCGGTTCTTCGCGTTGCCGGAAGCCGACAAGCTCGGCATCGAGATGGTGAAGTCGCCGCAGTTCCGCGGCTATACGCGCGCCGGTGGGGAGCTCACCAGGGGCAAGGCCGACTGGCGCGAGCAGCTCGACGTCGGCGTCGAGCGCGCGACCATTTCGCAAGGGCCGGGCGTGCCTGCCTGGACGCGGCTGCAGGGCCCGAACCAGTGGCCGGCCGCGCTGCCCGAGCTGAAGCCGGCGCTGCTTGCCTGGCAGGGCAAGGCTACCGAGGTTGCGATCCGCCTGCTCAAGGCTTTCGCGCTGTCGCTCGACCAGCCGGAAGACGCCTTCGATCCGATCTATCGCGGCGAGTCCAACCACCGCATGAAGATCGTGCGCTATCCCGGCCGCGATGCCACCGGCGATGACCAGGGCGTCGGCGCGCACAAGGATGGCGGCTTCCTCACCCTTTTGCTGCAGGACGAGAACAAGGGGCTGCAGGTCGAATATGACGGCAGCTGGGTGGATGTGGACCCGATTCCGCGAACGCTGGTGGTCAATATAGGCGAGCTGCTGGAACTGGCCTCGAACGGCTATCTCAGGGCAACCGTGCACCGCGTCGTCACGCCGCCGGCCGGCATCGAGCGGATTTCGGTTCCCTTCTTCTTCAGCGCCCGGCTCGATGCGACGATTCCGCTGCTCGACCTGCCGGAGGAACTGGCGGCCGAGGCGCGGGGCCCGGCCAGCGATCCCGACAATCCGCTGTTCCGCAACGTCGGAACCAACGTGCTGAAGAGCCGGCTGAGATCGCATCCCGACGTGGCGCGTCGGCATTACGCCGATCTCCTGGAAAAGGCAGCGGCCACAGGCTGA
- a CDS encoding methionine ABC transporter permease, producing the protein MSPVLFELLLRSIWETVLMTGASGLISLVFGLPLGLALVATDRGGIAESLWVNRILGALINGFRSVPFIILLVALIPVTRLIVGTSIGTWAAIVPLSIAATPYYARIAEVSLREVDHGLIEAARAMGGNRWTIIREVLVPEALPGIVAGFTVTLVTLVGASAMAGAIGAGGLGDLAIRYGYQRFETSVMIAVVVVLIVLVCGIQWFGDRLVARLDHRA; encoded by the coding sequence ATGTCGCCGGTGCTGTTTGAACTCCTGCTCCGCTCGATCTGGGAGACCGTGCTGATGACCGGCGCTTCCGGCCTCATCTCGCTGGTCTTCGGCCTGCCGCTTGGACTGGCGCTGGTCGCCACCGATCGCGGCGGCATTGCCGAAAGCCTCTGGGTGAACCGTATCCTAGGCGCTTTGATCAACGGCTTCCGCTCGGTGCCCTTCATCATCCTTTTGGTGGCGCTGATCCCGGTGACGCGGCTGATCGTCGGCACCTCGATCGGCACCTGGGCGGCGATCGTTCCGCTGTCGATCGCGGCCACGCCCTACTATGCCCGCATCGCCGAAGTCTCGCTGCGCGAGGTGGACCACGGCCTGATCGAGGCGGCGCGCGCCATGGGCGGCAACCGCTGGACGATCATCCGCGAGGTGCTGGTGCCGGAAGCGCTGCCGGGCATCGTCGCCGGCTTCACGGTGACGCTGGTGACGCTGGTCGGCGCCTCGGCCATGGCCGGCGCCATCGGCGCCGGCGGTCTCGGCGATCTTGCCATCCGCTATGGCTACCAGCGGTTCGAGACCAGCGTCATGATCGCCGTGGTCGTCGTCCTGATCGTGCTGGTCTGCGGCATCCAGTGGTTCGGCGACCGGCTGGTCGCGCGGCTGGATCATCGCGCATGA
- a CDS encoding MetQ/NlpA family ABC transporter substrate-binding protein: protein MSDLSNASKPLVTSITRRAGLAALAATFAVIGLTAPSPSFAEDKKAIKVGIISGEDEDVWRVVVAEAAKKGLTIETVVFNDYTQPNEALERDEIDANAFQHKPYLDNQIKTQGYHIVPVGYTGVWPIGLYSKKHAKVADLPEGAVIGLPNDPSNEGRALHVLEHEGLIKLKDGTGILATTADIAENPKKLEIKELDAGIVGRSVDDLDAAVVNTDWALKSGLTPENRIAQEPVADNPYRNFIAVKAGAENEPWVKTLVASYQNETVKAEFDKVINSRLGLTILLITHEMEVIRSIADRVAVIDAGRIVEERAVWQVFADPKSEITRSLLGGIRPQLPPEIASRLAAGEGTETILRIDVAGEAARGALLSDLAATVPGPFRLVHGGVDHVQRQPVGTLFLAVSGADNAHLARTTTFLKDRGARVEVLGHVAGAV from the coding sequence ATGTCCGACCTCAGCAACGCTTCAAAACCTCTCGTCACGTCAATCACCAGGCGCGCCGGACTTGCCGCGCTTGCCGCGACATTCGCCGTCATCGGCCTCACGGCGCCCTCGCCGTCCTTCGCCGAGGACAAGAAGGCGATCAAGGTCGGCATCATCAGCGGCGAGGACGAGGATGTCTGGCGCGTCGTTGTCGCCGAGGCGGCCAAGAAAGGGCTGACGATCGAGACCGTCGTCTTCAACGACTATACCCAGCCCAACGAAGCGCTGGAGCGCGACGAGATCGACGCCAACGCCTTCCAGCACAAGCCCTATCTCGACAACCAGATCAAGACGCAAGGCTATCACATCGTGCCCGTGGGCTATACCGGCGTCTGGCCGATCGGCCTCTATTCGAAGAAGCACGCCAAGGTCGCCGACCTGCCGGAAGGCGCCGTCATCGGCCTGCCCAACGATCCCTCCAACGAAGGCCGCGCGCTGCATGTGCTGGAGCATGAAGGCCTGATCAAGCTGAAGGACGGCACCGGCATCCTGGCGACCACCGCCGACATTGCCGAGAACCCGAAGAAGCTCGAGATCAAGGAGCTCGATGCCGGCATTGTCGGCCGCTCGGTCGACGATCTCGACGCCGCCGTCGTCAACACCGACTGGGCGCTGAAGAGCGGCCTGACGCCGGAAAACCGCATCGCGCAGGAGCCGGTGGCCGACAATCCCTACCGCAACTTCATCGCGGTCAAGGCCGGAGCTGAGAACGAGCCCTGGGTGAAGACGCTGGTCGCCTCCTACCAGAACGAGACGGTGAAGGCCGAGTTCGACAAGGTCATCAATTCCAGGCTCGGCCTCACCATCCTGCTCATTACCCACGAAATGGAGGTGATCCGTTCGATCGCCGACCGCGTCGCGGTGATTGATGCCGGGCGGATCGTCGAGGAACGCGCCGTCTGGCAGGTCTTCGCCGATCCAAAATCCGAGATCACCAGAAGCCTGCTCGGCGGCATACGGCCGCAACTGCCGCCCGAGATCGCCAGCCGGCTCGCGGCGGGCGAGGGCACCGAAACGATCCTCAGGATCGATGTGGCGGGCGAGGCCGCCCGCGGCGCATTGCTGTCGGATCTCGCCGCGACGGTGCCCGGCCCGTTCCGCCTCGTGCATGGCGGCGTCGACCATGTCCAGCGGCAGCCTGTCGGCACGCTGTTCCTGGCCGTTTCCGGAGCCGACAATGCGCATCTCGCGCGAACAACGACATTCCTGAAAGACCGCGGCGCGCGGGTGGAGGTGCTTGGCCATGTCGCCGGTGCTGTTTGA
- a CDS encoding amino acid racemase yields the protein MIDHSIRPQLGIVGGLGPLASADFYFKLTRMTDALRDNEHVPAVILSVPQLPDRTEAILGNHDGPLAPLRAAVSTLNALGVACIAMPCNTAHHWFDQLAAESRAEIIHIGDAAVAEISRSLDRGRVANLATRGTLVSGFYQERISAAGFEHCIPESTEFQERVDSAIALVKAGSIADAATETERALHLAQLAGADAALLGCTELSVVAASLNDTDELNVIDSNAALARACLTRLGFATQEARGLPTMSRLREHDRLPWSAAQRAS from the coding sequence ATGATAGACCACAGCATCCGTCCCCAGCTCGGCATCGTAGGCGGTCTCGGGCCGCTTGCATCGGCCGACTTCTACTTCAAGCTCACCCGGATGACTGATGCGCTTCGCGACAATGAACATGTGCCGGCCGTCATCCTTAGCGTGCCGCAGCTGCCGGACCGGACCGAGGCGATCCTAGGCAACCATGACGGGCCGCTGGCGCCGCTGCGGGCCGCGGTCTCGACCCTCAATGCGCTCGGTGTCGCCTGCATCGCGATGCCGTGCAACACCGCCCATCATTGGTTCGACCAGCTGGCCGCGGAATCGCGCGCCGAGATCATCCACATCGGCGACGCGGCGGTGGCGGAAATCAGCCGCAGCCTGGACAGGGGCCGGGTCGCGAACCTCGCAACCCGGGGCACGCTGGTCTCCGGCTTCTATCAGGAGCGGATTTCGGCGGCCGGATTCGAGCACTGCATTCCCGAAAGCACGGAGTTTCAGGAGCGGGTCGATAGCGCGATCGCCCTCGTCAAGGCCGGCTCCATCGCCGATGCGGCGACCGAGACCGAGCGCGCGCTTCATCTCGCGCAACTGGCCGGCGCCGATGCCGCCCTGCTCGGCTGCACCGAACTCTCGGTGGTGGCCGCCAGCCTCAACGACACGGACGAATTGAACGTCATCGACAGCAATGCGGCCTTGGCGCGGGCTTGTCTGACGCGATTGGGCTTTGCCACGCAGGAAGCCAGAGGACTGCCGACCATGTCGCGGCTGCGGGAACACGATCGATTGCCCTGGTCCGCGGCGCAACGGGCTTCATAG
- a CDS encoding cation:dicarboxylase symporter family transporter, which produces MAVSELAAPLPFDWRLAAKRILRSPATTLAMIAAGILCGLYHPGFAHAISPVAQVYLNFLKMVVLPYLVSSVIFSITAMVQDPKSVRYLGKVGVAVLVVSFLAVLVSGTYSLVLQPGQIENPQSRIELGEFINSQGSVSTDLAFPFQPPPSNGGATGEHSILLDLVPNNVFNALASGQTIQVLLFCLLFGLAMGKVPQPSSMSLSQALNAVYRACTVLTNWFVWGLPFATFILIADQTASTGTRPLTLMGGYLLVMGLSCFTFLAVAFAIIAVRSRRSYWTTIKTLQPLLMVAITTRSTVASLPWVINLLSERLRFSLVVVELLVPLQAALLRTGPALLYTSGTLFIAQLYGHPLGVPDLLLVGIVSALLALTTGGMGSLLILSQMSIVCGYLKLPFEAAFALFVAVDAAVDTFMTLASVSTVAASTAMIAPSHREAAQPVETFSEVPEAEPVR; this is translated from the coding sequence ATGGCCGTCTCCGAACTAGCCGCACCCTTGCCTTTCGATTGGCGCCTGGCGGCGAAACGCATATTGCGCTCGCCTGCCACGACACTGGCGATGATCGCGGCAGGCATCCTGTGCGGTCTCTACCATCCAGGGTTTGCGCACGCGATCAGCCCTGTCGCGCAGGTCTATTTGAATTTCCTCAAGATGGTCGTCCTGCCCTATCTGGTGTCGTCGGTCATCTTCTCCATCACGGCGATGGTGCAGGACCCTAAATCGGTCCGTTACCTCGGCAAGGTGGGCGTCGCGGTGCTGGTCGTGTCGTTTCTGGCCGTGCTGGTGAGCGGCACATATTCGCTGGTCTTGCAGCCGGGCCAGATCGAGAACCCGCAGTCGCGCATCGAGCTCGGCGAATTCATCAATTCGCAAGGCAGCGTATCCACCGATCTCGCATTCCCGTTCCAGCCGCCGCCGTCCAATGGAGGCGCTACCGGCGAGCATTCGATCCTGCTCGACCTGGTGCCGAACAACGTCTTCAACGCGCTGGCCTCGGGCCAGACCATCCAGGTGCTTCTGTTCTGCCTGCTGTTCGGGCTGGCGATGGGCAAGGTCCCCCAGCCCTCGTCGATGAGCCTGTCGCAGGCGCTCAATGCGGTCTACCGGGCCTGCACAGTGCTGACCAACTGGTTCGTCTGGGGATTGCCCTTCGCAACCTTCATCCTGATCGCCGACCAGACCGCCTCGACAGGAACCAGGCCGCTCACGCTGATGGGCGGTTACTTGCTGGTGATGGGCCTTTCCTGCTTCACATTCCTCGCCGTCGCATTTGCGATTATCGCCGTCCGGTCGCGACGCAGCTACTGGACCACGATCAAGACCCTTCAGCCGCTGCTCATGGTGGCGATCACCACGCGCTCCACGGTCGCCTCGCTTCCCTGGGTCATCAACCTGTTGAGCGAACGGCTGAGGTTCAGCCTCGTGGTCGTCGAGCTGCTCGTGCCGCTGCAAGCGGCCTTGCTGCGGACGGGCCCGGCACTTCTGTACACTTCCGGCACCCTGTTCATCGCCCAGCTCTACGGCCATCCGCTTGGCGTGCCCGACCTCCTGCTCGTCGGCATCGTCTCGGCGCTTCTGGCGCTCACGACCGGCGGCATGGGCAGCCTGCTCATCCTGTCGCAGATGTCCATCGTTTGCGGCTACCTGAAGCTTCCCTTCGAAGCGGCGTTCGCCCTGTTCGTCGCGGTCGATGCGGCGGTGGATACATTTATGACGCTGGCGAGCGTCAGCACCGTCGCGGCGAGCACGGCGATGATCGCGCCCAGCCACAGGGAGGCGGCGCAGCCCGTCGAAACCTTCTCGGAAGTGCCCGAAGCCGAGCCGGTCCGATGA
- a CDS encoding transporter substrate-binding domain-containing protein produces MAIGKLSRTLQRGRSILYSRPYAMLHQGLLANRLNLARITQGKPPEQIIRDFSGDLGVIEGSSFATYAATTFPRAQIRRFAGWNTVVDAIRNGTIDMAYRDDFEIKKLMVDDPSMTVVARSITLTDKVDTIAVGVRPDNPHLAAFVDLYLDLARGQQVLNTDEIIARYRLGSKA; encoded by the coding sequence ATGGCGATCGGCAAGCTCAGCCGCACCCTACAGCGGGGCCGCTCGATCCTCTATTCCAGGCCCTATGCCATGCTGCATCAGGGGCTGCTCGCCAACCGCCTCAACCTGGCGCGCATTACGCAAGGCAAGCCGCCCGAGCAGATCATCCGCGATTTCTCCGGCGATCTCGGCGTGATCGAGGGCTCTTCATTCGCCACCTACGCGGCCACGACCTTCCCGCGCGCGCAGATCCGTCGCTTCGCAGGCTGGAACACGGTTGTCGACGCGATCCGGAACGGCACGATCGACATGGCTTACCGCGACGATTTCGAGATCAAGAAGCTGATGGTCGACGATCCGTCGATGACGGTCGTGGCGCGCTCGATCACGCTGACGGACAAGGTCGACACCATCGCGGTCGGTGTCCGGCCGGACAATCCGCATCTCGCGGCCTTCGTCGACCTTTATCTCGATCTCGCCCGCGGCCAGCAGGTTCTCAACACCGACGAGATCATCGCGCGCTATCGCCTGGGGAGCAAAGCCTGA
- a CDS encoding SDR family NAD(P)-dependent oxidoreductase, with the protein MAANVAVIAGAGQGLSGSLARLLGKEGFRVVLAARNVDKLAALVQETGARAVETDVSDAASVARLFEVADKAGPLEIAVFNASGRTRGPIAELDPEAVKQALLVAAYGGFLVGQQAARRLVARGSGSILFTGATASLKGFSGSAGFAMPKFGLRGLAQSMARELSPKNIHVAHFIIDGQIEPPGQAAEPDRPDRRLSPDAIAETYLAVHRQHRSAWSFEVELRPWVETF; encoded by the coding sequence ATGGCGGCCAATGTCGCAGTGATTGCAGGTGCAGGGCAGGGCCTCAGCGGCTCGCTGGCGCGGCTCCTCGGCAAGGAGGGTTTTCGCGTCGTCCTTGCCGCCCGCAACGTCGACAAGCTCGCCGCGCTGGTTCAGGAGACCGGCGCGCGGGCGGTTGAGACGGACGTCTCGGATGCCGCTTCCGTCGCACGGCTGTTCGAGGTGGCCGACAAGGCGGGCCCGCTCGAAATTGCCGTCTTCAACGCCAGCGGCCGCACGCGCGGCCCGATCGCCGAGCTCGATCCCGAGGCGGTCAAGCAGGCCCTGCTCGTCGCCGCTTATGGCGGCTTCCTTGTCGGCCAGCAGGCTGCGCGCCGGCTTGTTGCGCGCGGCTCCGGCTCGATCCTGTTCACCGGCGCCACCGCAAGCCTCAAGGGCTTCTCAGGGTCGGCCGGTTTCGCCATGCCGAAATTCGGGCTGCGTGGACTGGCGCAATCGATGGCGCGCGAGCTCAGCCCGAAGAACATCCATGTTGCGCATTTCATCATCGACGGCCAGATCGAGCCGCCCGGACAGGCGGCCGAGCCGGACCGGCCGGATCGCCGCCTGTCGCCCGACGCGATCGCCGAGACCTATCTCGCGGTCCATCGCCAGCATCGCAGCGCCTGGAGCTTCGAAGTCGAACTCAGGCCATGGGTCGAAACGTTCTGA
- a CDS encoding anhydro-N-acetylmuramic acid kinase, whose product MEPIWAVGLMTGTVLDGNIDVALIRTDGERIADFGTYTLAPYPQSIRALLEETLRQARAWNFEGPEPAIFREAEEALTRAQAAAVRDLVESQGMTMADIGVVGFHGQTVLHRAPQPGRIGRTRQLGDGELTAALLGTKVAYDFRSADVAAGGQGAPLAAAYHAALLKEADASGDTAVLNLGGVGNITWWDGKDAIVAFDTGPANAPVNDFVKAKGLGEMDRDGRLAAAGTVDEARLERLLQHPYLTKPYPKSLDRFDFTAAMADGLGVEDGAATLTAFTVSAVGKALDLLPRRPKRLAVSGGGRRNPTMMAMLESRARVEVVQAEALGWKGDAVEAECFAFLAVRVLRGLPISFPSTTGVPQPMRGGRLAG is encoded by the coding sequence ATGGAACCAATCTGGGCCGTCGGCCTGATGACCGGCACGGTGCTCGACGGCAACATCGACGTGGCGCTGATCAGGACCGACGGCGAGCGCATCGCCGACTTCGGCACCTATACTCTGGCTCCCTACCCGCAATCGATCCGGGCGCTTCTCGAAGAGACGCTGCGCCAGGCGCGCGCCTGGAATTTCGAAGGGCCGGAGCCGGCGATCTTCCGCGAGGCCGAGGAAGCGCTGACGCGCGCGCAGGCGGCCGCGGTCAGGGATCTCGTCGAAAGCCAGGGCATGACCATGGCCGATATCGGCGTCGTCGGCTTCCACGGCCAGACCGTGCTGCATCGCGCGCCGCAGCCCGGGCGGATCGGGAGGACGCGTCAGCTCGGCGACGGCGAATTGACGGCGGCGCTGCTCGGCACCAAGGTGGCCTACGACTTCCGCTCGGCCGATGTCGCCGCAGGCGGACAAGGCGCACCTTTGGCCGCCGCCTACCATGCGGCGCTGCTCAAGGAGGCGGACGCCAGCGGCGACACCGCCGTGCTCAATCTCGGTGGCGTCGGCAACATCACCTGGTGGGACGGCAAGGACGCAATCGTCGCCTTCGACACCGGACCGGCCAATGCGCCGGTCAACGATTTCGTCAAGGCGAAGGGTCTCGGCGAGATGGACCGCGACGGCAGACTGGCGGCCGCGGGCACGGTCGACGAGGCGCGGCTCGAGCGGCTGCTGCAGCATCCCTATCTGACGAAACCTTATCCGAAGTCGCTCGACCGCTTCGACTTCACCGCGGCGATGGCCGACGGGCTCGGCGTCGAGGATGGCGCGGCGACGCTGACGGCGTTCACCGTCTCCGCCGTCGGCAAGGCGCTCGACCTGTTGCCGCGCCGGCCGAAACGATTGGCGGTCAGCGGGGGCGGCCGCCGCAACCCGACGATGATGGCGATGCTCGAGAGCCGCGCTCGCGTCGAAGTGGTGCAGGCCGAGGCGCTCGGCTGGAAGGGCGACGCGGTGGAAGCGGAGTGCTTCGCCTTCTTGGCCGTGCGCGTGCTGCGCGGCCTGCCGATCAGCTTTCCGAGCACCACCGGGGTGCCGCAGCCGATGCGCGGCGGAAGGCTGGCGGGTTAA
- a CDS encoding GNAT family N-acetyltransferase: MKTTLEVTAEPLPRDLAFVGESLTAFNDGDVGASGRKTLAVFVRDDAGAIVAGISGYTAWGWLYVQWLWVDEKLRGRRIAAGMLEAAEREALARGCQAAWIDTFNPTAAKVYQRQGYQPFGTLADFPLGRNRIFLQKKLS, from the coding sequence ATGAAGACGACCCTTGAAGTCACGGCCGAGCCCTTGCCGCGGGACCTTGCCTTTGTTGGCGAGAGCCTTACCGCTTTCAATGACGGCGATGTCGGCGCGTCGGGCCGCAAGACGCTGGCCGTCTTCGTCCGCGACGACGCCGGCGCGATCGTCGCCGGCATATCGGGGTACACCGCCTGGGGCTGGCTCTACGTGCAATGGCTCTGGGTCGACGAAAAGTTGCGCGGCCGGCGCATCGCCGCCGGTATGCTGGAGGCCGCCGAACGGGAAGCGCTGGCGCGCGGCTGCCAGGCCGCCTGGATCGACACCTTCAATCCAACCGCCGCCAAGGTCTATCAGCGCCAGGGCTACCAGCCGTTCGGCACGCTTGCCGACTTCCCGCTCGGCCGCAACCGCATCTTCCTGCAGAAGAAGTTGTCTTAA
- a CDS encoding dihydrofolate reductase family protein, with amino-acid sequence MRKLIIGSFVSLDGVIEAPMNWASPFFVGDALEHSYAKAGEAEYFLLGRVTYELFSSRWPQIQGKYMDRMNGLKKLVASRTLKDVGWNASLIEGDVVAGLAAIKAEGGGDILKYGISQLDQTLLAGKLVDEYQLSILPTRVGSGKRAFQDVDPSLVRLELTDTRRFESGVVTLTYRVLK; translated from the coding sequence ATGAGGAAATTGATAATCGGCAGCTTCGTCTCGCTCGACGGCGTGATCGAGGCGCCGATGAACTGGGCATCGCCCTTCTTTGTCGGAGATGCGCTGGAACATTCCTATGCCAAGGCCGGCGAGGCGGAGTATTTCCTGCTCGGGCGTGTGACCTACGAGCTGTTTTCCAGCCGATGGCCGCAGATCCAGGGCAAGTATATGGACCGCATGAACGGGCTGAAGAAGCTGGTCGCGTCACGAACCCTGAAAGATGTCGGCTGGAACGCTTCCCTGATCGAAGGCGACGTTGTCGCGGGCCTCGCTGCGATCAAGGCTGAGGGCGGCGGCGACATATTGAAATACGGGATCAGCCAGCTCGATCAGACCCTGCTCGCCGGCAAGCTGGTCGATGAATATCAGCTGTCGATCCTGCCGACGCGGGTCGGCTCCGGAAAGCGCGCTTTCCAGGATGTCGATCCTTCGCTGGTCAGGCTGGAGCTAACGGACACCCGCCGGTTCGAAAGCGGCGTCGTGACGCTGACCTATCGCGTGCTGAAATGA
- a CDS encoding GFA family protein: protein MLKTYAGSCHCGKVRFEADIDLSRGTVKCNCSTCTKTRSWVGFVGPQHFRLTSGAEAQAEYQWIPPGREAPSIQYHFCATCGVRMPARGDIPMLGGIVFAIPIAALDGIDPDELAAAPVMHVDGRHDRFDRTPDDIRTM from the coding sequence ATGCTGAAGACCTACGCAGGAAGCTGCCATTGCGGCAAAGTTCGATTCGAGGCCGATATCGACCTCAGCCGGGGAACCGTCAAATGCAATTGCTCGACATGCACCAAGACTCGCTCCTGGGTGGGGTTCGTCGGTCCTCAGCACTTTCGCCTCACGTCTGGGGCCGAAGCGCAGGCCGAATATCAGTGGATCCCGCCCGGCAGGGAAGCGCCCAGCATCCAGTATCACTTCTGCGCGACCTGCGGCGTGCGCATGCCGGCGCGCGGCGACATCCCGATGCTTGGCGGTATCGTCTTCGCCATTCCGATTGCGGCTCTCGACGGGATCGATCCGGATGAACTGGCGGCCGCGCCGGTGATGCATGTCGATGGCAGGCACGATCGCTTCGATCGGACTCCCGATGACATCAGGACGATGTAA